In Acinonyx jubatus isolate Ajub_Pintada_27869175 chromosome B3, VMU_Ajub_asm_v1.0, whole genome shotgun sequence, a genomic segment contains:
- the CDCA4 gene encoding cell division cycle-associated protein 4: MFARGLKRKSAEDAEDADGGGAGVPAAPSYTLQRQSLLDMSLVKLQLCHMLVEPNLCRSVLIANTVRQIQEEMTQDGTWRVVAPQAAGRAPLDRLVSTEILCRSGREQEGEGDGPLPDPAPGQAPRRPQSSPWGLDGSREGRGGFQKSLDHIFETLENKTPGSVEELFSDVDSSYYDLDAVLTGMVGGTPSGPGLPAFAPAAAAPPSSTCRSDLGELEHAVEILVET, encoded by the coding sequence ATGTTCGCACGAGGGTTGAAGAGGAAGAGCGCGGAGGACGCGGAGGACGCggacgggggcggggcgggcgttCCGGCCGCCCCCTCCTACACTCTGCAGCGGCAGTCGCTCTTGGACATGTCCCTCGTCAAGCTCCAGCTGTGCCACATGCTGGTCGAGCCCAACCTCTGCCGCTCGGTCCTCATAGCCAACACGGTCCGGCAGATCCAGGAAGAGATGACCCAGGACGGGACCTGGCGGGTGGTGGCGCCCCAGGCCGCAGGGCGGGCGCCCCTGGACCGCCTCGTCTCCACGGAGATCCTGTGCCGCTCGGGGCGGGAGCAGGAGGGCGAGGGAGACGGCCCCCTGCCAGACCCGGCCCCGGGACAGGCCCCGAGGCGCCCGCAGAGCAGCCCCTGGGGACTGGACGGCTCCCGGGAGGGCAGAGGAGGCTTTCAGAAGTCGCTGGATCACATATTTGAAACGCTGGAGAATAAAACCCCCGGGTCCGTGGAAGAGCTGTTTTCGGACGTGGACAGCTCCTACTACGACCTGGACGCGGTGCTGACCGGCATGGTGGGCGGCACCCCCTCCGGCCCCGGGCTCCCCGCCTTCGCCCCCGCGGCCGCCGCGCCCCCCAGTTCCACCTGCAGGTCGGATCTGGGCGAGCTGGAGCACGCGGTGGAGATCCTGGTGGAGACCTGA